A region from the Bacteroidota bacterium genome encodes:
- a CDS encoding alanine dehydrogenase, with amino-acid sequence MNEQPHGMSFGAAAAMMPQEELLETAVRGSQMTIGIPRELSPNESRIALIPAAVKLLTEHGQQILIEERAGEKAHFSDHEYAEAGARIVRERETIFQADIILKIAPPIREEIELIEKKRTIISVLNLPTRTRDYFQQLMARKVHAFAFENIQDKTGALPLVRSMSEIIGNTTILIAAEYLCHPQYGKGIMLGGFPGVAPTEVVIIGAGTVAENASRVAAGMGALVKVFDNSMYKLRSLQAKIGPHLYTSTMQPHLIAKALETADVVIAAKHSSTGVSPCLIPETMVARMKPGSVIIDVSIDQGGCFATSRPTNHQNPVFQVYGVTHYCVPNIASRVPQTASTSFSNFFAPLLLEIAQQGGVSNALKINRGLSRGAYIFNGTLTSQQISKLHDLPFQHLDLLLAAFY; translated from the coding sequence ATGAACGAACAGCCACATGGGATGAGCTTTGGCGCAGCTGCCGCGATGATGCCGCAGGAAGAGCTGCTCGAAACCGCAGTGCGTGGTTCGCAGATGACCATTGGCATACCGCGCGAACTCTCGCCCAACGAAAGCCGCATTGCGCTCATCCCTGCTGCGGTGAAACTCCTAACCGAGCACGGGCAACAGATACTTATCGAAGAACGGGCAGGCGAAAAAGCCCATTTTTCCGACCACGAATATGCCGAGGCCGGCGCCCGCATCGTGCGCGAGCGCGAAACCATCTTCCAGGCCGACATCATCCTGAAAATTGCCCCTCCAATCCGGGAAGAAATCGAGCTCATCGAAAAAAAACGCACCATCATCTCGGTGCTCAACCTGCCCACCCGAACGCGCGACTACTTTCAGCAGCTCATGGCACGCAAGGTGCACGCCTTTGCCTTCGAAAACATTCAGGACAAAACCGGTGCCCTGCCGCTGGTGCGCTCCATGAGCGAGATCATCGGCAATACCACCATCCTTATAGCTGCCGAATACCTCTGCCATCCGCAATATGGCAAAGGCATCATGCTGGGCGGATTTCCCGGGGTGGCACCCACCGAAGTAGTCATCATAGGTGCGGGCACCGTGGCCGAAAACGCCTCACGCGTGGCTGCCGGCATGGGCGCCCTCGTCAAGGTGTTCGACAATTCCATGTACAAACTGCGCAGCCTGCAGGCAAAAATCGGTCCGCACCTCTACACTTCCACCATGCAGCCACACCTGATTGCAAAAGCCCTCGAAACAGCCGATGTGGTCATTGCTGCCAAACACTCCAGCACAGGTGTATCGCCCTGCCTTATCCCCGAAACCATGGTGGCCCGGATGAAACCAGGTTCAGTCATCATCGATGTGAGCATCGACCAGGGTGGATGTTTTGCAACTTCCCGCCCAACCAATCATCAAAACCCTGTTTTTCAGGTGTATGGCGTTACTCACTATTGTGTGCCCAACATCGCTTCGCGCGTGCCGCAAACCGCCTCCACCTCATTCAGTAATTTTTTTGCACCCCTGCTGCTCGAAATAGCCCAGCAGGGTGGCGTGAGCAATGCCCTGAAAATCAATCGCGGACTCTCCCGCGGGGCCTATATTTTCAATGGCACCCTCACCAGCCAGCAGATCAGCAAGCTCCACGACCTGCCTTTTCAACACCTCGACCTGCTCCTGGCAGCCTTTTATTGA
- a CDS encoding pyridoxamine 5'-phosphate oxidase family protein codes for MKRRVIDFRPEIEAIIRKCEVCSLAMSRPDGRPYVVIMNFGYRDGVFYFHSSPDGTKINLLKEYPEVCLMMSTDHQLRWQNEAVACSYSMKYRSVMAEGTVEFITDLDEKTSALNIIMGQYAQGEFNYSRPALENVCVFRLVPEKIEARAYGY; via the coding sequence ATGAAGCGAAGGGTTATTGACTTTAGGCCCGAAATAGAGGCCATCATCCGCAAATGCGAGGTATGCAGTCTGGCCATGAGCCGGCCCGACGGTCGTCCTTATGTGGTCATCATGAATTTCGGATACCGCGATGGCGTTTTTTATTTTCATTCGTCCCCCGATGGAACCAAGATCAACCTGCTGAAGGAATATCCGGAAGTTTGCCTGATGATGAGCACCGATCATCAGCTGCGCTGGCAGAACGAAGCTGTGGCGTGCAGCTACAGCATGAAATACCGCTCGGTGATGGCCGAAGGTACGGTGGAATTTATCACTGATCTGGACGAAAAGACCTCGGCACTCAACATCATCATGGGGCAGTATGCCCAGGGGGAATTCAACTACAGCCGTCCGGCACTCGAGAATGTATGCGTCTTTCGTCTGGTGCCCGAAAAAATTGAGGCCAGAGCCTACGGCTATTGA
- the aroB gene encoding 3-dehydroquinate synthase — protein sequence MIRYGKDAALWMQQTLEMRLSKGAQVVLLTDENTRQLCLPVFHRHLKGLSAELPVITIPAGETHKNLEVLSHIWQGLTDVKAGRDALLICLGGGMVTDIGGFAASTYKRGIEVVHVPTTLLGMVDAAIGGKTGIDFQHYKNHLGTFHQPLQVLVFKDFLLTLPERQLRAGFAEVVKYALINGQEVPQMPSGKDAPEWDELIARSAQAKLQVVQQDPTEKGLRKVLNFGHTVGHAIEAYALSQQLDLLHGEAVAAGMLSELWLSRQLNHTAAHILTSYEELYRKLYTRPPIDSSLNTQLIERMKHDKKNAGQQILFVLIGHDGRAVWDVPADEALIIESLEYLYTF from the coding sequence ATGATTCGTTACGGAAAAGATGCTGCATTGTGGATGCAGCAAACCCTTGAAATGCGCCTCAGCAAGGGAGCGCAGGTGGTGTTGCTCACCGACGAAAACACCCGACAGCTGTGTTTGCCGGTCTTTCACAGGCATTTAAAGGGCCTGAGCGCTGAACTCCCCGTGATAACCATCCCTGCGGGTGAAACGCACAAAAATCTTGAGGTGTTGTCGCACATCTGGCAGGGGCTTACCGATGTCAAAGCCGGGCGCGATGCCCTGCTTATCTGCCTGGGAGGGGGCATGGTAACCGACATTGGCGGATTTGCCGCCTCAACCTACAAGCGCGGCATCGAAGTTGTGCATGTGCCCACCACCCTGCTCGGGATGGTGGATGCGGCCATAGGCGGAAAAACCGGCATCGATTTTCAGCATTACAAAAATCATCTCGGAACTTTTCATCAGCCTCTGCAGGTGCTTGTTTTCAAAGACTTTCTGCTAACCTTGCCCGAACGTCAGCTCAGGGCAGGTTTTGCGGAGGTTGTCAAATATGCCCTGATCAACGGGCAGGAAGTGCCTCAGATGCCGTCAGGCAAGGATGCGCCGGAATGGGACGAACTCATTGCCCGGTCGGCCCAGGCAAAATTGCAGGTCGTGCAGCAGGATCCAACCGAAAAAGGCCTCCGTAAGGTGCTCAATTTTGGGCATACTGTCGGCCACGCCATCGAAGCCTATGCCTTGTCGCAACAACTCGACCTGCTGCATGGCGAAGCAGTGGCGGCCGGAATGCTCTCCGAATTGTGGCTCTCCCGGCAGTTGAACCACACAGCAGCCCATATCCTTACTTCATATGAGGAGCTTTACCGCAAGCTATACACCAGGCCGCCCATAGATTCATCGCTCAACACGCAACTGATCGAACGCATGAAGCACGACAAGAAAAATGCCGGACAACAAATCCTCTTTGTGCTGATAGGCCACGATGGCAGAGCCGTGTGGGATGTGCCTGCAGATGAGGCCCTCATTATCGAAAGTCTTGAATATCTTTACACCTTCTGA
- a CDS encoding dihydroorotate dehydrogenase-like protein, producing MNISTNYLGLKLKNPIVVGACNLTSDVEMLKKLEEAGAGAIVYKSLFEEQIQLENLELHQHMTDYDHRNAEMTDLFQEDLYEAGPEEFLMHFSEAKKALNIPLIASLNCVYDDTWYTYAKKLEEAGADALEVNFYAVPTDFDVDGRGILNEELDVIEGIKKVVSIPVSVKLSPFYTNPLYTIAEMDRRGAAGFVLFNRLFQPDINIETEKHHFPYNLSNEIDNRLALRFAGLLYGNIKGTIVASQGIFTGADAIKMILAGADAVQVVSTLYKNGPKQITRMLQEMQAWMETKGYQSLDDFKGKLSSKRSSDPFAYRRAQYVDILMKSGEIFKQYPMV from the coding sequence ATGAATATCAGCACAAATTATCTTGGTTTAAAGCTTAAGAACCCCATCGTGGTTGGCGCCTGCAACCTGACCTCGGATGTGGAAATGCTTAAAAAACTGGAAGAAGCCGGAGCCGGCGCAATCGTTTACAAATCGTTGTTCGAGGAACAGATTCAACTCGAAAACCTTGAGCTTCACCAACATATGACAGACTATGATCATCGCAATGCAGAGATGACTGATCTGTTTCAGGAAGATTTGTATGAAGCCGGACCGGAAGAATTTCTGATGCACTTTTCAGAGGCCAAAAAAGCGCTGAACATTCCCCTGATTGCCAGCCTCAACTGTGTGTACGACGACACCTGGTACACCTACGCCAAAAAACTTGAGGAAGCCGGAGCCGATGCGCTGGAGGTTAACTTTTATGCCGTACCCACCGACTTCGACGTGGACGGCCGCGGCATTCTGAACGAGGAACTGGACGTGATCGAAGGCATCAAAAAAGTGGTCAGCATTCCTGTTTCGGTCAAGCTGAGTCCGTTCTACACCAATCCGCTTTACACCATAGCCGAAATGGACCGCAGGGGCGCTGCCGGTTTTGTGTTGTTCAACAGGCTGTTCCAACCTGACATTAATATTGAAACCGAAAAACATCACTTCCCTTATAACCTGAGCAACGAAATTGACAACCGCCTGGCATTGCGCTTTGCCGGTCTGCTTTATGGCAACATCAAAGGCACCATCGTGGCCAGCCAGGGCATTTTCACCGGGGCCGACGCCATCAAGATGATTCTTGCCGGAGCCGATGCCGTACAGGTGGTAAGCACCCTTTACAAAAACGGCCCGAAACAGATTACCCGCATGCTTCAGGAAATGCAAGCCTGGATGGAAACCAAGGGCTATCAGTCGCTCGACGATTTCAAAGGCAAGCTGTCGAGCAAACGCAGCTCCGACCCCTTCGCCTACCGCAGGGCACAGTATGTGGATATCCTGATGAAGTCGGGAGAGATCTTCAAGCAATATCCAATGGTTTAA
- a CDS encoding 3-phosphoshikimate 1-carboxyvinyltransferase — MKITALAKKFSFEAQLPGSKSLSNRALMIAAYSGIPFKINNLSEADDTGMLIRNLDYIRNCINSSMPLVVDCGNAGTVFRFLLTYLATTPGNWMLTGTVRMKSRPIAGLVESLRQLGAEIYYTEEEGFPPVRVVGKKLKGGKTSVSMQQSSQFASSLLMAGPTWQKGLDLDLTDGLNSLPYLEMTIRLMEQCGAKVMVAGRKISVLPVAYKPQTVDIEPDWSSAAFWYQMVALSEGAEVYLPGLLADSLQGDSKAMEMFAGLGVKTEKTENGLRLVRNGLPDERHFFDLHDHPDMLPALVATCAGLQCKATFTGLDNLQYKESNRTASIAREFAKLGADFVKVNESTWQFHPSAQLPKEGEPIRFNVYADHRLAMAFAPLALKINTLVIDDPDCVVKSYPAYWKQLQATGAFALE, encoded by the coding sequence ATGAAAATCACTGCACTTGCCAAAAAGTTTTCTTTTGAGGCTCAGCTTCCCGGAAGCAAAAGCCTGAGCAACCGCGCCCTGATGATTGCTGCATATTCGGGCATCCCCTTTAAGATCAATAACTTGTCGGAAGCTGATGATACCGGCATGCTCATCAGGAATCTCGATTATATCCGCAACTGCATCAACTCATCCATGCCTCTGGTGGTGGATTGTGGCAATGCGGGCACAGTTTTCCGCTTTCTGCTCACTTACCTGGCAACCACCCCGGGCAACTGGATGCTCACCGGTACCGTTCGCATGAAATCGCGGCCAATTGCTGGTTTGGTCGAAAGTCTGAGGCAGCTTGGGGCCGAAATTTACTACACGGAAGAAGAAGGTTTCCCTCCGGTACGCGTGGTCGGAAAAAAGCTGAAAGGCGGAAAAACTTCGGTGAGCATGCAGCAAAGCAGCCAGTTTGCCTCCTCGCTACTTATGGCCGGCCCCACCTGGCAAAAAGGACTCGACCTCGACCTGACCGATGGCCTCAACTCGTTGCCTTACCTCGAAATGACCATTCGCCTCATGGAGCAATGTGGAGCCAAAGTGATGGTGGCCGGACGGAAAATATCGGTGCTTCCGGTAGCTTACAAACCGCAAACAGTTGATATTGAGCCCGATTGGAGTTCTGCTGCCTTCTGGTATCAGATGGTTGCCCTGAGCGAGGGCGCAGAAGTTTATCTGCCAGGCCTGCTTGCCGACAGCCTGCAGGGCGACAGCAAAGCCATGGAAATGTTTGCCGGCCTCGGCGTGAAAACCGAAAAAACTGAAAATGGTCTGCGCCTGGTGCGAAATGGCCTGCCCGACGAACGCCACTTTTTCGACCTGCACGACCATCCCGATATGTTGCCGGCACTTGTGGCTACCTGCGCCGGTCTTCAGTGCAAAGCCACCTTTACCGGCCTCGACAACCTGCAATACAAGGAGTCGAACCGCACGGCCTCAATTGCGCGTGAATTTGCCAAACTGGGAGCCGATTTTGTCAAGGTGAACGAAAGCACCTGGCAGTTTCACCCTTCTGCCCAACTGCCAAAGGAGGGCGAACCTATCCGGTTCAATGTGTATGCCGATCACCGGTTGGCCATGGCATTTGCGCCCCTTGCACTGAAAATCAATACCCTGGTGATTGACGATCCCGATTGTGTTGTAAAATCATACCCCGCTTACTGGAAACAGTTGCAGGCCACCGGAGCATTTGCGCTCGAATGA
- the tsaE gene encoding tRNA (adenosine(37)-N6)-threonylcarbamoyltransferase complex ATPase subunit type 1 TsaE, whose product MRLSQLWPDYSIFAFYGAMGAGKTTLIKALCLHWGVGESVNSPTFALVNEYETAEAVPVYHFDFYRIESLTEVFDIGYEHYFFSGYPCLIEWPEKIGQLLPDDCVKVIITHGALPDDRIIEVYLPVPK is encoded by the coding sequence ATGCGCCTTTCGCAGCTCTGGCCGGACTACAGCATTTTTGCTTTCTACGGTGCGATGGGGGCAGGCAAAACCACCCTCATCAAAGCGCTTTGCCTGCATTGGGGAGTGGGCGAAAGTGTGAACAGTCCCACCTTTGCCCTGGTCAACGAATATGAAACCGCAGAAGCTGTCCCGGTCTATCATTTTGACTTCTATCGCATTGAAAGCCTGACCGAGGTATTCGACATCGGATATGAGCACTACTTTTTCAGCGGTTATCCCTGTTTGATTGAATGGCCGGAAAAGATCGGGCAACTTTTGCCTGACGATTGCGTAAAAGTGATAATCACACATGGGGCGCTCCCCGACGACCGCATAATCGAGGTATATTTGCCAGTTCCGAAATAG
- a CDS encoding PglZ domain-containing protein yields the protein MEKVRILWADDEIDMLRPHIIFLEQKGYEVETINNGDEALDLVRSRPYDIVFLDENMPGMSGIEALEKIKQWMPNLPVVMITKSEEEHIMEDAIGSKIADYLIKPVKPNQILLSLKRNLENRKLVSEKTTIAYQQEFRNIGMELTNKLSHNEWIELYRKLVRWELELEQSVDQGIMEVLRMQQDEANRQFSRFVEGNYVDWLRSKTSDKPVLSHTLVRDRILPRVDQSDRPLFVVLIDNLRYDQWKAIQPMLEEFFRVENDELYYSILPTTTQYARNALFAGLMPSEIRRLYPKYWTDEEDEGTKNQYEAELFAEQLRRYGKDIRFSYNKVLNLNAGKKLAESMANLMVNKLNIIVYNFVDMLSHARTEMEMIRELAEDEPAYRSLMRSWFRHSSLYDIIQFIASRKCDLIVTTDHGSVYVKDPVKILGDRTVNTNLRYKYGRNLKYNSREVFEVKDPETIFLPRPNVSTAYVFTRSADFFAYPNNYNYYVNYYRNTFQHGGISLQEMLVPVAYLKAR from the coding sequence ATGGAAAAAGTACGCATTCTTTGGGCCGACGATGAGATCGACATGCTCCGGCCGCACATCATCTTTCTTGAGCAAAAGGGGTACGAGGTTGAAACCATAAACAATGGCGACGAGGCTCTCGACCTGGTTCGCTCACGCCCATACGACATCGTTTTCCTCGACGAAAACATGCCAGGAATGTCGGGCATCGAAGCACTCGAAAAAATAAAACAGTGGATGCCCAACCTGCCGGTGGTCATGATTACCAAGAGCGAGGAAGAGCACATCATGGAAGACGCCATTGGCAGCAAGATTGCCGACTACCTCATCAAACCTGTCAAGCCCAACCAGATCCTGCTCTCGCTCAAACGCAACCTGGAAAACCGTAAACTGGTGAGCGAAAAAACCACCATAGCCTACCAGCAGGAGTTCAGAAACATTGGCATGGAGCTCACCAACAAGCTCAGCCACAACGAGTGGATTGAGCTGTACCGAAAGCTGGTGCGTTGGGAGCTGGAACTCGAACAATCGGTGGACCAGGGCATTATGGAGGTGCTTCGCATGCAGCAGGACGAAGCCAACCGGCAGTTTTCGCGTTTTGTGGAGGGCAATTATGTGGACTGGCTGCGTAGCAAAACTTCAGACAAACCGGTGCTATCGCATACGCTCGTGCGCGACCGCATCCTGCCAAGGGTTGACCAGTCGGACCGGCCACTCTTTGTGGTGCTCATCGACAACCTTCGTTACGACCAGTGGAAAGCCATTCAGCCCATGCTGGAAGAGTTTTTCCGGGTGGAGAACGACGAGCTGTATTACAGCATCCTGCCTACAACAACCCAATACGCCCGCAATGCCCTGTTTGCCGGCCTGATGCCCTCCGAAATCAGACGCTTGTATCCCAAATACTGGACCGACGAGGAAGACGAAGGTACCAAAAATCAGTACGAAGCCGAGCTTTTTGCCGAGCAGCTCCGGCGCTATGGCAAGGACATCCGGTTTTCGTACAACAAGGTGCTCAACCTGAATGCCGGAAAAAAGCTGGCCGAAAGCATGGCCAACCTCATGGTGAATAAGCTCAACATCATTGTGTACAACTTTGTGGACATGCTCTCGCATGCACGCACCGAGATGGAGATGATCCGCGAACTGGCCGAGGACGAACCGGCTTACCGCTCGCTTATGCGTTCGTGGTTCAGGCATTCCTCGCTCTACGACATCATTCAGTTTATCGCATCCAGAAAGTGCGACCTCATCGTAACCACCGACCACGGTTCGGTTTACGTCAAAGATCCGGTCAAGATTCTGGGCGACCGCACGGTGAATACCAACCTGCGTTACAAATATGGACGCAACCTGAAATACAATTCGCGGGAAGTATTCGAGGTGAAAGACCCCGAAACCATCTTCCTGCCCCGGCCCAATGTGAGCACTGCCTATGTGTTTACCCGCTCGGCCGACTTCTTTGCCTATCCGAACAACTACAACTATTACGTGAATTATTACCGCAATACCTTCCAGCACGGAGGCATCTCGCTTCAGGAGATGCTTGTGCCGGTGGCTTACCTGAAGGCAAGATGA